A genomic region of Melanotaenia boesemani isolate fMelBoe1 chromosome 13, fMelBoe1.pri, whole genome shotgun sequence contains the following coding sequences:
- the rerea gene encoding arginine-glutamic acid dipeptide repeats protein isoform X4: MPEMDDLFSPRRRLNSTQGEIRVGPSHQAKLPELQPFPSPGGQAVTEKEELVWMPGVNDCDLLMYLRAARSMAAFAGMCDGGSTEDGCLAASRDDTTLNALNTLHESSYDAGKALQRLVKKPVPKLIEKCWSEDEVKRFIKGLRQFGKNFFRIRKELLPNKETGELITFYYYWKKTPEAASCRAHRRHRRQPVFRRIKTRTASTPVNTPSRPPSSEFLDLSSASEDDFDSEDSEQELKGYACRHCFTTTSKDWHHGGRENILLCTDCRIHFKKYAELPPIEKPVDPPPFMFKPVKEEEDGLSGKHSMRTRRNRGSMSTLRSGRKKQTASPDGRASPSNEDLRSSGRTSPSAASTDSTDSKTDSMKKPSKKIKEEVPSPMKSAKRQREKGASDTEEPERANAKKSKTQELSRPDSPSECEGEGESSDGRSINEELSSDPKDIDQDNRSSSPSIPSPRDNESDSDSSAQQQQLLQSQHPPVIQCQPGPSAAPLVPPPPPTSTQSHPPQVSSAAASTSLPPQPLPQASPMSLIQSGASLHPQRLPSPHSPLTQAPPPGTPVPPQSLPSSHHGPMPPMPHSLQPGPSHMPHPHAMTPQGFPVGPSQVPPLPVSGQSQQRPHTPPPQSQSSSQSGGQPPREQPLPPAPMSMPHIKPPPTTPIPQISTSQSHKHQPHVSAPPFPQMPSNLPPPPALKPLSSLSNHHPPSAHPPPLQLMPQGQQLQPPPAQPPVLTQSQSLPPSASHPVPPPLPPSAAASHPNGPPQPPFSSHPFSTVLPPTGPPPPSSSSMPGLQPPSSSAPSSSISMPLPASVTCAGPGQVVPPVHIKEEPLDEPEEPESPPPPQRSPSPAPTVVNTPSHASQSARFYKHLDRGYNSCARTDFYFTPLASSKLAKKREEALEKAKREAEQKAREEREEREREREKEREREREREKEVERAAKASSSSHESRMGEPQMAGPAHMRPTFDGPPTTIAAVPPYIGPDTPALRTLSEYARPHVMSPTNRNHPFFVSLNPADPLLAYHMPSLYNADPAMRERELREREMREREIRERELRERMKPGFEVKPPEMDTLHPSTNPMEHFARHGAITLPPMPSPHPFASFHPGLNPLERDRLALAGPQLRPEMSYPERLAAERLHAERMATVANDPIARLQMFNVTPHHHQHSHIHSHLHLHQQDPLHQGSGAHPLAVDPLAAGPHLARFPYPPGTIPNPLLGQPPHEHEMLRHPVFGTPYPRDLPGGLPPPMSAAHQLQAMHAQSAELQRLAMEQQWLHGHHHMHGGPLPGQEDYYSRLKKESDKQL; this comes from the exons ATGCCAGAAATGGATGATTTGTTCAGTCCTCGGAG GCGACTAAACAGCACACAGGGGGAAATCCGAGTGGGACCCAGTCACCAA GCCAAGCTCCCAGAGCTGCAGCCTTTTCCCTCCCCTGGTGGCCAGGCCGTGACCGAGAAAGAGGAGCTGGTCTGGATGCCCGGGGTCAACGATTGTGACCTTCTCATGTACCTCAGAGCCGCCAG GAGCATGGCTGCCTTTGCTGGCATGTGTGACGGAGGCTCAACAGAAGATGGCTGTCTAGCAGCTTCACGAGATGACACTACATTAAACGCACTTAACACT CTTCACGAGAGCAGCTATGATGCAGGCAAGGCTCTGCAGCGCCTGGTGAAGAAGCCGGTACCCAAACTGATAGAGAAGTGCTGGTCTGAGGATGAAGTG AAGCGCTTCATTAAAGGGTTGAGACAGTTTGGCAAAAACTTCTTCAGGATCCGGAAAGAGCTGCTGCCCAACAAAGAAACG ggAGAGCTAATTACCTTCTACTACTACTGGAAAAAGACACCTGAAGCAGCCAGCTGTCGAGCCCACCGCAGACACCGCCGCCAACCAGTCTTCCGCCGCATCAAGACGCGAACTGCTTCTACACCGGTCAACACCCCCTCCCGTCCCCCATCAAGCGAGTTTT TGGACCTCAGCTCAGCCAGTGAAGATGACTTTGACAGTGAAGACAGCGAACAGGAGCTAAAAGGCTACGCCTGCCGTCACTGTTTCACAACCA CCTCCAAGGATTGGCACCACGGGGGCCGGGAGAACATCTTGTTGTGCACCGACTGCCGCATTCACTTCAAGAAGTACGCTGAGCTGCCCCCCATCGAGAAGCCTGTGGACCCGCCGCCATTTATGTTCAAACCTGtcaaagaggaagaggatggacTCAGCGGGAAGCATAGCATGAGGACCCGACGGAACCGAGGCTCG ATGTCAACGCTACGTAGTGGTCGTAAGAAACAGACAGCCAGTCCCGATGGCCGAGCCTCGCCTAGCAACGAGGATTTGCGCTCCAGTGGGCGGACTTCACCCAGTGCAGCAAGTACAGACAGCACAGACAGCAAGACAGACTCTATGAAGAAGCCAAGCAAG AAAATTAAGGAGGAAGTTCCTTCACCTATGAAGAGTGCCAAACGGCAGAGAGAGAAGGGAGCTTCAGACACAGAGGAGCCGGAGAGGGCCAATGCCAAAAAGTCCAAGACACAA GAGCTGAGTCGACCAGACTCACCATCAGAATGCGAGGGAGAGGGTGAGAGCTCTGATGGGCGAAGCATAAATGAAGAGCTTAGTAGTGATCCGAAAGACATTGACCAGGACAACCGGAGCTCTTCCCCAAGCATCCCCAGCCCTCGTGATAATGAGAGCGACTCAGACTCCTctgcccagcagcagcagctcctgcaGAGCCAGCATCCTCCAGTCATCCAGTGTCAGCCAGGCCCCTCAGCTGCCCCTTTAGTACCCCCACCACCTCCAACCTCAACCCAGTCACACCCCCCACAGGTTTCATCAGCAGCTGCCTCCACCAGTCTACCTCCTCAGCCTCTGCCCCAGGCCAGCCCAATGTCTCTTATACAGTCTGGAGCATCGCTCCATCCTCAAAGGCTTCCTTCTCCTCATTCACCTTTGACTCAGGCTCCACCTCCTGGCACTCCAGTCCCACCTCAGTCTTTACCCAGCTCGCATCACGGTCCCATGCCTCCCATGCCACATTCACTACAGCCTGGACCTTCCCACATGCCTCACCCTCACGCCATGACTCCACAGGGATTCCCTGTGGGTCCCTCTCAGGTCCCACCCCTACCAGTTTCTGGCCAATCACAGCAGAGGCCTCACACGCCACCTCCACAGTCCCAGTCATCCTCTCAAAGTGGAGGCCAGCCTCCCAGAGAGCAGCCATTGCCGCCTGCACCAATGTCAATGCCTCACATCAAGCCCCCACCAACTACACCCATCCCTCAGATATCCACCTCACAGTCTCACAAACACCAACCTCATGTGTCAGCACCTCCATTCCCTCAGATGCCTTCAAATCTGCCCCCTCCTCCTGCCCTCAAGCCCCTCAGCTCCTTATCCAACCATCATCCTCCATCAGCACACCCACCCCCTCTTCAACTCATGCCTCAGGGGCAGCAGCTTCAGCCACCGCCAGCCCAGCCTCCAGTTCTCACTCAGTCCCAGAGCCTACCGCCTTCAGCCAGCCATCCTGTTCCTCCGCCTCTGCCACCCTCCGCAGCAGCCTCACACCCCAATGGGCCACCTCAACCACCTTTCTCCTCTCATCCGTTCAGTACAGTTCTACCTCCAACTGGCCCACCCCCACCTTCATCAAGCTCTATGCCTGGCTTACAgcctccatcttcttctgctccatcctcctccatctccatgCCACTCCCTGCCTCAGTCACTTGTGCTGGTCCAGGCCAAGTTGTCCCACCCGTACACATCAAAGAAGAGCCTCTGGATGAGCCAGAAGAGCCTGAGAGTCCACCACCCCCGCAGAGAAGCCCCTCCCCAGCACCTACTGTCGTCAATACGCCCAGCCATGCCAGCCAGTCAGCACG GTTCTACAAGCACCTGGACCGGGGTTACAACTCGTGTGCTAGGACAGATTTCTACTTCACTCCACTGGCTTCATCTAAACTGGCCAAGAAGCGAGAGGAAGCCTTGGAGAAAGCCAAAagagaagcagaacaaaaagcaagggaggagagagaggaaagagagagggagagggaaaaAGAGCGGGAAAGAGAGCGGGAACGAGAGAAAGAGGTGGAGCGGGCCGCG AAAGCATCCAGCTCCTCTCATGAAAGCAGAATGGGTGAACCTCAGATGGCTGGCCCCGCTCATATGCGTCCAACCTTCGACGGTCCTCCAACTACGATTGCAGCTGTGCCTCCATACATCGGCCCTGACACACCTGCCCTACGCACCCTCAGCGAGTATGCCAGACCCCATGTCATGTCGCCCACCAATAGAAACCACCCCTTCTTCGTGTCCCTAAACCCTGCGGACCCTCTGCTGGCCTATCACATGCCCAGCCTGTACAACGCTGACCCGGCCATGCGGGAACGTGAGCTGCGAGAGCGAGAGATGCGCGAAAGGGAGATACGCGAGAGAGAGCTAAGAGAAAGGATGAAACCAGGTTTCGAAGTCAAACCTCCAGAGATGGACACACTCCACCCTTCCACAAATCCCATGGAGCACTTTGCCAGGCATGGGGCCATCACTTTGCCCCCCATGCCCAGCCCTCACCCGTTCGCCTCCTTTCATCCGGGCCTGAATCCACTGGAGCGTGATCGACTGGCCCTTGCAGGGCCCCAGCTTCGGCCAGAAATGAGCTACCCAGAAAGGTTGGCTGCAGAGAGACTCCATGCTGAGAGGATGGCCACAGTGGCCAACGACCCCATCGCCCGCCTGCAGATGTTCAATGTCACGCCGCACCATCACCAGCATTCGCACATTCACTCCCATCTCCACCTCCACCAGCAAGATCCCCTACACCAAG GTTCTGGGGCACATCCACTGGCAGTAGATCCCCTGGCAGCTGGACCTCATCTGGCCCGCTTCCCTTACCCACCCGGCACCATCCCCAACCCTCTCCTTGGCCAGCCACCCCATGAACACGAGATGCTACGCCACCCAGTCTTCG GTACTCCATACCCTCGGGACCTACCAGGAGGTCTACCACCACCTATGTCGGCAGCCCACCAGCTGCAGGCCATGCACGCCCAGTCGGCAGAGCTCCAGAGACTGGCAATGGAGCAGCAGTGGCTCCACGGACACCATCACATGCACGGAGGACCGCTACCTGGTCAGGAGGATTACTACAG CCGGCTGAAGAAGGAAAGTGACAAGCAGCTGTAA
- the rerea gene encoding arginine-glutamic acid dipeptide repeats protein isoform X3, whose translation MPEMDDLFSPRRRLNSTQGEIRVGPSHQAKLPELQPFPSPGGQAVTEKEELVWMPGVNDCDLLMYLRAARSMAAFAGMCDGGSTEDGCLAASRDDTTLNALNTLHESSYDAGKALQRLVKKPVPKLIEKCWSEDEVKRFIKGLRQFGKNFFRIRKELLPNKETGELITFYYYWKKTPEAASCRAHRRHRRQPVFRRIKTRTASTPVNTPSRPPSSEFLDLSSASEDDFDSEDSEQELKGYACRHCFTTTSKDWHHGGRENILLCTDCRIHFKKYAELPPIEKPVDPPPFMFKPVKEEEDGLSGKHSMRTRRNRGSMSTLRSGRKKQTASPDGRASPSNEDLRSSGRTSPSAASTDSTDSKTDSMKKPSKKIKEEVPSPMKSAKRQREKGASDTEEPERANAKKSKTQELSRPDSPSECEGEGESSDGRSINEELSSDPKDIDQDNRSSSPSIPSPRDNESDSDSSAQQQQLLQSQHPPVIQCQPGPSAAPLVPPPPPTSTQSHPPQVSSAAASTSLPPQPLPQASPMSLIQSGASLHPQRLPSPHSPLTQAPPPGTPVPPQSLPSSHHGPMPPMPHSLQPGPSHMPHPHAMTPQGFPVGPSQVPPLPVSGQSQQRPHTPPPQSQSSSQSGGQPPREQPLPPAPMSMPHIKPPPTTPIPQISTSQSHKHQPHVSAPPFPQMPSNLPPPPALKPLSSLSNHHPPSAHPPPLQLMPQGQQLQPPPAQPPVLTQSQSLPPSASHPVPPPLPPSAAASHPNGPPQPPFSSHPFSTVLPPTGPPPPSSSSMPGLQPPSSSAPSSSISMPLPASVTCAGPGQVVPPVHIKEEPLDEPEEPESPPPPQRSPSPAPTVVNTPSHASQSARFYKHLDRGYNSCARTDFYFTPLASSKLAKKREEALEKAKREAEQKAREEREEREREREKEREREREREKEVERAAKASSSSHESRMGEPQMAGPAHMRPTFDGPPTTIAAVPPYIGPDTPALRTLSEYARPHVMSPTNRNHPFFVSLNPADPLLAYHMPSLYNADPAMRERELREREMREREIRERELRERMKPGFEVKPPEMDTLHPSTNPMEHFARHGAITLPPMPSPHPFASFHPGLNPLERDRLALAGPQLRPEMSYPERLAAERLHAERMATVANDPIARLQMFNVTPHHHQHSHIHSHLHLHQQDPLHQGGGECLVCPPGSGAHPLAVDPLAAGPHLARFPYPPGTIPNPLLGQPPHEHEMLRHPVFGTPYPRDLPGGLPPPMSAAHQLQAMHAQSAELQRLAMEQQWLHGHHHMHGGPLPGQEDYYSRLKKESDKQL comes from the exons ATGCCAGAAATGGATGATTTGTTCAGTCCTCGGAG GCGACTAAACAGCACACAGGGGGAAATCCGAGTGGGACCCAGTCACCAA GCCAAGCTCCCAGAGCTGCAGCCTTTTCCCTCCCCTGGTGGCCAGGCCGTGACCGAGAAAGAGGAGCTGGTCTGGATGCCCGGGGTCAACGATTGTGACCTTCTCATGTACCTCAGAGCCGCCAG GAGCATGGCTGCCTTTGCTGGCATGTGTGACGGAGGCTCAACAGAAGATGGCTGTCTAGCAGCTTCACGAGATGACACTACATTAAACGCACTTAACACT CTTCACGAGAGCAGCTATGATGCAGGCAAGGCTCTGCAGCGCCTGGTGAAGAAGCCGGTACCCAAACTGATAGAGAAGTGCTGGTCTGAGGATGAAGTG AAGCGCTTCATTAAAGGGTTGAGACAGTTTGGCAAAAACTTCTTCAGGATCCGGAAAGAGCTGCTGCCCAACAAAGAAACG ggAGAGCTAATTACCTTCTACTACTACTGGAAAAAGACACCTGAAGCAGCCAGCTGTCGAGCCCACCGCAGACACCGCCGCCAACCAGTCTTCCGCCGCATCAAGACGCGAACTGCTTCTACACCGGTCAACACCCCCTCCCGTCCCCCATCAAGCGAGTTTT TGGACCTCAGCTCAGCCAGTGAAGATGACTTTGACAGTGAAGACAGCGAACAGGAGCTAAAAGGCTACGCCTGCCGTCACTGTTTCACAACCA CCTCCAAGGATTGGCACCACGGGGGCCGGGAGAACATCTTGTTGTGCACCGACTGCCGCATTCACTTCAAGAAGTACGCTGAGCTGCCCCCCATCGAGAAGCCTGTGGACCCGCCGCCATTTATGTTCAAACCTGtcaaagaggaagaggatggacTCAGCGGGAAGCATAGCATGAGGACCCGACGGAACCGAGGCTCG ATGTCAACGCTACGTAGTGGTCGTAAGAAACAGACAGCCAGTCCCGATGGCCGAGCCTCGCCTAGCAACGAGGATTTGCGCTCCAGTGGGCGGACTTCACCCAGTGCAGCAAGTACAGACAGCACAGACAGCAAGACAGACTCTATGAAGAAGCCAAGCAAG AAAATTAAGGAGGAAGTTCCTTCACCTATGAAGAGTGCCAAACGGCAGAGAGAGAAGGGAGCTTCAGACACAGAGGAGCCGGAGAGGGCCAATGCCAAAAAGTCCAAGACACAA GAGCTGAGTCGACCAGACTCACCATCAGAATGCGAGGGAGAGGGTGAGAGCTCTGATGGGCGAAGCATAAATGAAGAGCTTAGTAGTGATCCGAAAGACATTGACCAGGACAACCGGAGCTCTTCCCCAAGCATCCCCAGCCCTCGTGATAATGAGAGCGACTCAGACTCCTctgcccagcagcagcagctcctgcaGAGCCAGCATCCTCCAGTCATCCAGTGTCAGCCAGGCCCCTCAGCTGCCCCTTTAGTACCCCCACCACCTCCAACCTCAACCCAGTCACACCCCCCACAGGTTTCATCAGCAGCTGCCTCCACCAGTCTACCTCCTCAGCCTCTGCCCCAGGCCAGCCCAATGTCTCTTATACAGTCTGGAGCATCGCTCCATCCTCAAAGGCTTCCTTCTCCTCATTCACCTTTGACTCAGGCTCCACCTCCTGGCACTCCAGTCCCACCTCAGTCTTTACCCAGCTCGCATCACGGTCCCATGCCTCCCATGCCACATTCACTACAGCCTGGACCTTCCCACATGCCTCACCCTCACGCCATGACTCCACAGGGATTCCCTGTGGGTCCCTCTCAGGTCCCACCCCTACCAGTTTCTGGCCAATCACAGCAGAGGCCTCACACGCCACCTCCACAGTCCCAGTCATCCTCTCAAAGTGGAGGCCAGCCTCCCAGAGAGCAGCCATTGCCGCCTGCACCAATGTCAATGCCTCACATCAAGCCCCCACCAACTACACCCATCCCTCAGATATCCACCTCACAGTCTCACAAACACCAACCTCATGTGTCAGCACCTCCATTCCCTCAGATGCCTTCAAATCTGCCCCCTCCTCCTGCCCTCAAGCCCCTCAGCTCCTTATCCAACCATCATCCTCCATCAGCACACCCACCCCCTCTTCAACTCATGCCTCAGGGGCAGCAGCTTCAGCCACCGCCAGCCCAGCCTCCAGTTCTCACTCAGTCCCAGAGCCTACCGCCTTCAGCCAGCCATCCTGTTCCTCCGCCTCTGCCACCCTCCGCAGCAGCCTCACACCCCAATGGGCCACCTCAACCACCTTTCTCCTCTCATCCGTTCAGTACAGTTCTACCTCCAACTGGCCCACCCCCACCTTCATCAAGCTCTATGCCTGGCTTACAgcctccatcttcttctgctccatcctcctccatctccatgCCACTCCCTGCCTCAGTCACTTGTGCTGGTCCAGGCCAAGTTGTCCCACCCGTACACATCAAAGAAGAGCCTCTGGATGAGCCAGAAGAGCCTGAGAGTCCACCACCCCCGCAGAGAAGCCCCTCCCCAGCACCTACTGTCGTCAATACGCCCAGCCATGCCAGCCAGTCAGCACG GTTCTACAAGCACCTGGACCGGGGTTACAACTCGTGTGCTAGGACAGATTTCTACTTCACTCCACTGGCTTCATCTAAACTGGCCAAGAAGCGAGAGGAAGCCTTGGAGAAAGCCAAAagagaagcagaacaaaaagcaagggaggagagagaggaaagagagagggagagggaaaaAGAGCGGGAAAGAGAGCGGGAACGAGAGAAAGAGGTGGAGCGGGCCGCG AAAGCATCCAGCTCCTCTCATGAAAGCAGAATGGGTGAACCTCAGATGGCTGGCCCCGCTCATATGCGTCCAACCTTCGACGGTCCTCCAACTACGATTGCAGCTGTGCCTCCATACATCGGCCCTGACACACCTGCCCTACGCACCCTCAGCGAGTATGCCAGACCCCATGTCATGTCGCCCACCAATAGAAACCACCCCTTCTTCGTGTCCCTAAACCCTGCGGACCCTCTGCTGGCCTATCACATGCCCAGCCTGTACAACGCTGACCCGGCCATGCGGGAACGTGAGCTGCGAGAGCGAGAGATGCGCGAAAGGGAGATACGCGAGAGAGAGCTAAGAGAAAGGATGAAACCAGGTTTCGAAGTCAAACCTCCAGAGATGGACACACTCCACCCTTCCACAAATCCCATGGAGCACTTTGCCAGGCATGGGGCCATCACTTTGCCCCCCATGCCCAGCCCTCACCCGTTCGCCTCCTTTCATCCGGGCCTGAATCCACTGGAGCGTGATCGACTGGCCCTTGCAGGGCCCCAGCTTCGGCCAGAAATGAGCTACCCAGAAAGGTTGGCTGCAGAGAGACTCCATGCTGAGAGGATGGCCACAGTGGCCAACGACCCCATCGCCCGCCTGCAGATGTTCAATGTCACGCCGCACCATCACCAGCATTCGCACATTCACTCCCATCTCCACCTCCACCAGCAAGATCCCCTACACCAAG GTGGTGGTGAATGTCTTGTGTGTCCCCCAGGTTCTGGGGCACATCCACTGGCAGTAGATCCCCTGGCAGCTGGACCTCATCTGGCCCGCTTCCCTTACCCACCCGGCACCATCCCCAACCCTCTCCTTGGCCAGCCACCCCATGAACACGAGATGCTACGCCACCCAGTCTTCG GTACTCCATACCCTCGGGACCTACCAGGAGGTCTACCACCACCTATGTCGGCAGCCCACCAGCTGCAGGCCATGCACGCCCAGTCGGCAGAGCTCCAGAGACTGGCAATGGAGCAGCAGTGGCTCCACGGACACCATCACATGCACGGAGGACCGCTACCTGGTCAGGAGGATTACTACAG CCGGCTGAAGAAGGAAAGTGACAAGCAGCTGTAA